Proteins encoded in a region of the Negativicutes bacterium genome:
- a CDS encoding cupin domain-containing protein, with protein HQNDIYEQMQKPYAVLVNDFAEMPSISIDYAIAEKSDAVVTVPLDCYWNDIGSWDAIYDVYDKDDKGNAVKGDCITIDCNNSLLLGRDRLIAGIGLEDVLVVETDDVIVVAKKGESQKVKNLVDELKARNRKEASEHTTMYRPWGSYTVLGEGQGYKMKKISVSPKQRLSLQLHYHRSEHWIVTQGTAKVTIGETEMIVQENESVFVPIATKHRLENPGLIPLEIIEVQNGSYLEEDDIVRFDDEYGRQ; from the coding sequence CATCAAAATGATATTTATGAACAAATGCAAAAGCCTTATGCTGTGTTAGTAAATGATTTTGCGGAAATGCCTAGTATTTCAATTGATTATGCTATTGCAGAAAAAAGTGATGCTGTGGTGACGGTACCACTAGATTGTTATTGGAATGATATTGGTTCGTGGGATGCAATTTATGATGTATATGATAAAGATGATAAGGGTAATGCCGTAAAAGGTGATTGCATTACTATTGATTGCAATAATTCATTGCTTTTAGGTCGCGATAGACTAATTGCCGGGATTGGTCTAGAAGATGTTTTGGTAGTAGAAACTGATGATGTAATTGTGGTTGCTAAAAAAGGTGAATCACAAAAAGTTAAGAATTTAGTTGATGAGCTAAAAGCTCGTAATCGCAAAGAAGCCAGTGAACATACTACGATGTATCGACCGTGGGGTAGTTATACTGTATTGGGTGAAGGGCAAGGTTACAAGATGAAGAAGATTTCTGTCAGTCCTAAACAAAGACTGAGCTTACAGCTTCATTATCATCGTAGTGAGCACTGGATTGTTACTCAAGGTACAGCTAAGGTTACAATTGGTGAAACCGAGATGATTGTCCAAGAAAACGAAAGTGTATTTGTACCAATTGCTACCAAGCATAGATTAGAAAATCCGGGACTTATCCCCTTGGAGATTATTGAAGTGCAAAACGGCAGTTATTTAGAAGAAGATGATATTGTCAGATTCGACGATGAATACGGCCGGCAGTAG